The Parabacteroides sp. AD58 genome includes a window with the following:
- a CDS encoding DUF5107 domain-containing protein — protein MKAKLVLPLLAVLSLPAWGQQVEMKAVKEKIPTYQIGSPEVDPIFFTGRVYQGAEGYIYPYPLYDVLTEHVVDQEYNVLRLGNEYVNISVLPEIGGRIFSATDKTNDYHFFYTQTGVKPALIGMLGAWLSGGVEWNIPDHHRATTYLPTNWKMQENTDGSKTIWVGETELRHRLKWSVGVSVYPNRSWVEAKIMVTNPTQMIQSMLYWANVSVHCDEHYQVIFPPDVQFGADHHKVYFTKWPIGEAVLGSGEQVDLSRWGNYKGDSRSIFAWGSEMEFLAGYDYAKDAGTVHVANRHVVPGKKFFLWGNNPNGHMWNKILSDKDGHYLELMVGAYSDNQPDYSWINPGETREFSQIWYPIKGIKGCKNATMDAAVNFEPGEAGKYRVGFCATTLYKQARVVVKHQDQVCLEKTIDIDPDHYFLDEVAVPAGAKATDLYAALYDAEGNLLVDYRPIELDADKPLPKVIDGTKPVDEYKTNEELYLAGLRVDQFNNARLDYMDFYNEALRRDSMDARVNIEVGKHYVRQARWAEAEKHLLRAQARLSHDYTRVKDAEALYYLGYLYQLTGDKHQAENNYWAATWTPDYKHPAFYGLAILALQQQDYPKALDMITQSLYVGQRDIQAQNLKAFILRKLGRTEEAKAVLAYVRGIDPLDYGSLIEESFLTKGDASALASRLKGQTEGLVAIQEMLEVANNYLQIGATDEAGKLLAKAIELGEPFASSPMVHYYQAFVALQTGDQPAVTSALTQADACSPLHNYPLRLEEVNLFEALLEAQPDNALLHYAYGNLLYYIGQKDKGLAEWQRSTELKPDFAVSWRNVGFAYGQLGDWEKSMAAYDRAIEINPDDALLFTESDKIYESANAALDVRLKRLERHLKTVMKHDDAVMRLLSLYNVMGKYDKAIQIMDKRHFHLWEGGGQIHDIYVDSHLLKGLSLLAKKNYQKAIGEFDLANQYPANLEVAPSHRGGYEVKAYYLTGVAYEGLNEKAKAQEFFEKAASAKYPGGLSDLVYYRVKALEKLGKTEEAQSALQAMEKYLEQTRQRTLDSYAKFGEATQNIRQSQIDYYAGLIQLLKQDKQAAQASFAKALEAYPGNIWAKQMKTR, from the coding sequence ATGAAAGCAAAGTTAGTTTTACCTTTATTGGCGGTGCTTTCTCTTCCAGCCTGGGGGCAACAGGTGGAAATGAAAGCCGTGAAAGAGAAGATTCCGACCTATCAGATCGGGAGTCCGGAAGTAGATCCTATCTTTTTTACCGGGCGTGTTTACCAGGGAGCAGAGGGTTACATTTATCCGTATCCGTTGTATGATGTGCTGACCGAGCATGTGGTCGATCAGGAATACAATGTGTTGCGCCTGGGCAATGAGTATGTGAATATCTCTGTCTTGCCGGAAATCGGCGGCCGTATTTTCTCGGCGACCGACAAAACCAATGATTATCATTTCTTCTATACGCAGACCGGTGTGAAGCCTGCCCTGATCGGTATGTTGGGCGCCTGGCTGTCGGGCGGTGTGGAATGGAATATTCCGGACCATCACCGGGCAACGACGTATCTGCCGACCAACTGGAAGATGCAGGAAAATACGGATGGCAGCAAGACGATCTGGGTGGGCGAGACGGAACTGCGCCATCGCCTGAAATGGTCGGTGGGCGTTTCGGTGTATCCGAACCGTTCGTGGGTGGAAGCCAAGATCATGGTGACAAACCCGACGCAAATGATCCAGTCGATGCTGTATTGGGCGAATGTTTCCGTACATTGTGATGAACATTATCAGGTGATTTTCCCACCCGATGTACAGTTTGGTGCTGATCATCATAAGGTCTATTTTACGAAATGGCCGATAGGCGAAGCCGTATTGGGCAGCGGCGAGCAGGTGGATCTGTCCCGTTGGGGAAACTATAAGGGCGATTCGCGCTCGATCTTTGCCTGGGGCAGCGAAATGGAGTTCCTGGCCGGGTATGATTATGCCAAGGATGCCGGAACTGTGCATGTGGCAAACCGTCATGTGGTGCCCGGAAAGAAGTTCTTCTTGTGGGGTAATAATCCGAACGGGCACATGTGGAACAAGATTCTGTCGGATAAAGACGGGCATTACCTGGAGCTGATGGTTGGTGCCTATTCAGACAACCAGCCGGATTATAGCTGGATCAATCCGGGTGAGACACGCGAATTCAGCCAGATCTGGTATCCGATCAAAGGTATCAAAGGCTGTAAGAACGCTACCATGGATGCCGCCGTTAATTTTGAGCCGGGCGAAGCCGGGAAATATCGGGTAGGTTTTTGTGCGACTACTTTGTATAAACAGGCCCGCGTAGTTGTCAAACACCAGGATCAGGTCTGTCTGGAGAAGACTATCGACATTGATCCCGATCATTATTTCCTGGATGAGGTAGCCGTTCCGGCAGGAGCGAAGGCGACGGATTTATATGCCGCTTTGTATGACGCGGAAGGCAATCTGCTGGTGGATTACCGGCCGATCGAGCTGGATGCGGATAAACCGCTGCCGAAGGTGATCGACGGAACGAAGCCGGTAGACGAATATAAGACGAACGAAGAACTGTATCTGGCCGGCCTGCGTGTGGACCAGTTCAATAATGCCCGTCTGGATTACATGGACTTCTATAACGAAGCCCTGCGCCGTGACTCGATGGATGCCCGGGTGAATATCGAAGTCGGGAAACATTACGTGCGTCAGGCACGGTGGGCAGAGGCCGAGAAACACCTGCTGCGGGCTCAGGCACGTCTGTCACATGATTATACCCGTGTGAAAGATGCGGAAGCCTTGTATTATTTAGGCTATCTGTATCAGCTGACGGGAGACAAGCACCAGGCAGAAAACAATTACTGGGCTGCCACCTGGACACCTGATTATAAGCATCCGGCTTTCTATGGACTGGCTATTCTGGCTTTGCAGCAACAGGATTATCCGAAGGCGCTGGATATGATTACCCAGTCGCTGTATGTCGGTCAGCGTGATATTCAGGCTCAAAACCTGAAAGCCTTTATCTTGCGTAAGTTAGGACGAACGGAAGAGGCGAAAGCCGTATTGGCTTATGTGCGTGGCATCGATCCGCTGGATTATGGCAGCCTGATAGAAGAGAGCTTCCTGACAAAGGGTGATGCCTCGGCACTGGCTTCGCGCCTGAAAGGACAGACGGAAGGACTGGTGGCAATTCAGGAAATGCTGGAAGTGGCCAATAATTACTTGCAGATCGGAGCAACGGATGAGGCCGGCAAGCTGCTGGCAAAAGCCATCGAGTTGGGCGAGCCGTTCGCTTCTTCGCCGATGGTGCATTATTATCAGGCCTTTGTTGCTTTGCAGACCGGTGATCAGCCAGCTGTGACATCAGCATTGACACAGGCAGATGCTTGCTCGCCGTTGCACAATTATCCGTTGCGTCTGGAAGAAGTGAATCTGTTTGAAGCTCTTTTGGAGGCGCAGCCTGATAATGCCCTGTTGCATTATGCCTACGGTAACTTGCTGTATTATATCGGACAGAAAGACAAAGGACTGGCTGAATGGCAACGCTCAACCGAACTGAAACCGGACTTTGCCGTTTCATGGCGGAACGTCGGTTTTGCCTATGGTCAGTTGGGCGACTGGGAAAAGTCGATGGCAGCTTATGACCGGGCTATCGAGATCAATCCGGATGATGCTCTGTTGTTTACAGAATCCGACAAGATTTATGAATCGGCCAATGCGGCTCTGGATGTCCGTCTGAAACGTCTGGAACGTCACCTGAAGACGGTGATGAAACATGACGACGCGGTGATGCGTCTGCTGTCGTTGTACAACGTCATGGGTAAGTACGATAAAGCCATTCAGATCATGGATAAACGTCATTTCCATTTGTGGGAAGGTGGCGGACAGATTCACGATATTTATGTGGATTCACATCTGTTGAAAGGCTTGTCGCTTCTGGCTAAGAAGAATTATCAGAAAGCCATTGGCGAGTTTGACTTGGCTAATCAGTATCCGGCCAATCTGGAAGTGGCTCCTTCGCATCGCGGAGGCTATGAAGTGAAGGCATATTACCTGACAGGCGTGGCCTATGAAGGCTTGAACGAGAAAGCAAAGGCTCAGGAATTCTTTGAGAAAGCGGCTTCGGCCAAATATCCGGGTGGCTTGTCGGATCTGGTTTACTACCGGGTGAAAGCCTTGGAGAAATTAGGAAAGACAGAAGAAGCCCAGTCGGCTTTGCAGGCGATGGAAAAATACCTGGAGCAGACACGCCAGCGCACCTTGGATTCGTATGCCAAGTTTGGTGAAGCGACTCAGAATATCCGGCAAAGCCAAATCGACTATTATGCCGGTCTGATCCAGTTGCTGAAGCAAGACAAGCAGGCCGCTCAGGCATCCTTTGCCAAAGCGCTGGAAGCATATCCCGGAAATATCTGGGCAAAGCAGATGAAAACAAGGTAA
- a CDS encoding SufE family protein, with protein sequence MTINEIQDNVIEEFSAFDDWMDKYALLIDLGNSLPPLDEKYKTESNLIEGCQSRVWLQADYKDGKILFQGDSDAVIVKGIVSLLISVLSDHTPQEILDADLYFIEKIGLKEHLSPTRSNGLVAMVKQMHLYAVAYRAKEME encoded by the coding sequence ATGACTATCAACGAAATTCAAGACAATGTGATCGAAGAGTTTTCAGCCTTCGACGATTGGATGGACAAATATGCCCTGCTGATTGATCTCGGCAACAGTTTGCCGCCGCTCGACGAAAAATATAAGACGGAAAGCAACCTGATTGAAGGCTGCCAGAGCCGTGTATGGCTTCAGGCCGATTATAAAGACGGGAAGATTCTCTTCCAGGGCGACAGTGATGCTGTCATTGTGAAAGGAATTGTTTCGCTGCTCATCAGTGTCCTCTCCGATCATACTCCGCAGGAAATCCTGGATGCCGACCTTTATTTTATCGAGAAGATCGGCCTGAAAGAGCATCTTTCGCCCACGCGGTCAAACGGACTGGTGGCTATGGTCAAGCAGATGCATCTTTATGCCGTAGCTTATCGGGCAAAAGAAATGGAATGA
- a CDS encoding RagB/SusD family nutrient uptake outer membrane protein, producing MKAKYILLSGALFTLFSTSCNDFLEEDPKGQLTPTTFFSTQEELDMSTYALYQKVCLIQTNTNPTIPSWQGDDLTTNPGSNKQAYAEVDAFRPTDANKGVEAAWQTSYTCIKAANYIILNAERTPTTKEEINIAIGQAKFWRAVNYFWLVRRWGQVPLVLDNEVNYERPLASIEEIYAQIEQDLVDCVNTLPTDYSSAPRKMNGANIYITKQAAQSTLAAVYMAMAGWPLKKTEYYAKAAEQAKAVIDGVNAGTYEYILEPEYKYVYAPSHNYTNETVVGINFSRDFTWVEDSQMTSSNLFESLGGWGDGWGEIKFWKEFPAGPRKDATYNPKILQGNKAGNPLVDWWDESIPEQHPMFCIFTIGEDGGDYDYTQPANTGWMTNDHRHRLIRYSEVLLWYAEAQARAEGTPNTMAYECINKVRERAGLEPLQSGLSGEAFANAALAEHGWEVAGYWVAMVTRRDDQLRMELLEQTFNERKANEPIEVAPGVMRKNQVEISAGTTWQGEKSIYLPYPATDAQLNSSLKR from the coding sequence ATGAAAGCAAAATATATATTATTAAGTGGGGCTTTGTTTACTTTGTTCTCTACTTCTTGCAATGATTTTTTGGAAGAAGATCCAAAAGGACAATTAACCCCGACGACCTTCTTCTCTACACAAGAAGAATTGGATATGTCAACATACGCTTTGTATCAGAAAGTATGTTTGATACAAACGAATACAAACCCGACTATTCCGTCTTGGCAGGGTGATGATTTGACAACAAATCCAGGTAGTAACAAACAGGCATATGCAGAAGTGGACGCTTTCCGTCCGACAGATGCCAATAAAGGTGTAGAAGCAGCCTGGCAAACTTCTTATACTTGTATCAAGGCGGCTAATTACATTATCTTAAATGCGGAAAGAACTCCGACAACTAAGGAGGAGATTAATATAGCTATTGGTCAGGCTAAGTTTTGGCGTGCAGTAAATTACTTCTGGTTGGTGCGTCGTTGGGGACAAGTTCCGTTGGTACTGGACAACGAAGTAAATTATGAGCGTCCATTGGCTTCAATAGAAGAGATCTACGCTCAAATTGAGCAAGATTTGGTGGATTGTGTCAATACGCTTCCAACAGATTATTCTTCTGCTCCGCGAAAAATGAACGGTGCTAATATTTATATTACAAAACAGGCCGCTCAATCAACTTTAGCTGCTGTTTATATGGCTATGGCTGGTTGGCCTTTAAAGAAAACAGAATATTATGCTAAGGCTGCTGAACAGGCCAAGGCGGTAATTGATGGCGTGAATGCAGGAACGTATGAGTATATTTTGGAACCTGAATACAAATATGTATATGCACCAAGTCATAATTACACGAATGAAACAGTTGTTGGTATCAACTTCTCTCGTGACTTTACGTGGGTTGAAGACTCTCAGATGACTTCTAGTAACCTGTTCGAATCACTTGGCGGATGGGGTGACGGTTGGGGTGAAATCAAGTTCTGGAAAGAATTCCCGGCTGGTCCGCGTAAGGATGCGACATATAATCCTAAAATCTTGCAGGGTAATAAAGCTGGTAATCCATTAGTTGACTGGTGGGATGAATCAATTCCTGAACAACACCCGATGTTTTGTATTTTCACTATAGGTGAAGATGGCGGTGATTACGATTATACACAGCCGGCCAATACAGGATGGATGACAAACGATCATCGTCATCGTCTGATCCGCTATTCCGAAGTGCTGTTGTGGTATGCTGAAGCTCAGGCTCGTGCAGAAGGAACTCCGAATACAATGGCTTACGAATGTATCAATAAGGTACGTGAACGTGCTGGATTGGAACCGTTGCAATCAGGTTTGAGTGGCGAAGCCTTTGCTAATGCAGCGTTGGCAGAACATGGTTGGGAAGTAGCTGGTTATTGGGTAGCTATGGTGACTCGCCGTGACGATCAGTTGCGTATGGAATTATTGGAACAAACGTTTAACGAGCGTAAGGCGAATGAGCCGATCGAAGTGGCTCCGGGTGTTATGCGAAAGAACCAGGTAGAGATTTCTGCTGGTACAACATGGCAAGGTGAGAAATCCATTTATTTACCTTATCCTGCTACGGATGCACAGTTGAATAGTAGTTTGAAGAGATAA
- a CDS encoding sensor histidine kinase, which yields MNSLYDSRQLLKYLFIVAAVVIAIASVFVSDLLIKDLAREERQKIEVWAEATRVLTSEDPSLNMNLILQIIQGNTAIPVMLCNDRDSVMNYKNIELPEKNVDEFLRKKVQELKKKKDPIVIDMEDGTYQYLYYDDSIILKRLLVYPYAQLTVMAVFILTAFLALASTKKAEQNKVWVGLSKETAHQLGTPISSLIAWLEYLKLKDVDPSLLAEMEKDVKRLEMIAERFSKIGSTPEPVPVNICESVRSALDYMETRISSKVKITVEAPDKPVMVLMNQALFAWVIENLCKNAVDAMEGQGSITFHIEEKGSKVRIDVTDTGKGILKSKFKTVFNPGYTTKKRGWGLGLSLVKRIIESYHGGKIYVKSSEIGKGTTFRIELKQIMR from the coding sequence ATGAATAGCCTGTACGATTCCCGGCAATTGCTGAAATATCTGTTTATCGTGGCAGCCGTGGTGATAGCCATCGCTTCCGTTTTTGTATCCGACCTGCTGATCAAAGACCTGGCACGCGAAGAACGCCAGAAGATTGAAGTCTGGGCCGAAGCCACGCGTGTGCTAACCAGCGAAGACCCGAGTCTGAACATGAACCTGATCCTGCAGATCATCCAGGGTAACACCGCCATTCCGGTGATGCTGTGCAATGACCGTGACAGTGTGATGAACTACAAGAACATTGAATTGCCCGAGAAGAATGTCGATGAATTTCTGCGGAAGAAAGTGCAGGAACTGAAAAAGAAGAAAGATCCGATCGTGATTGATATGGAAGACGGCACCTATCAATACCTATATTATGATGATTCGATCATCCTGAAGCGGCTGTTGGTTTATCCCTATGCCCAGCTGACAGTGATGGCCGTTTTTATCCTGACTGCTTTCCTGGCCCTGGCCAGTACCAAGAAAGCCGAACAGAACAAAGTATGGGTGGGTTTGTCGAAAGAAACAGCCCATCAGTTGGGAACACCCATTTCGTCGCTCATCGCCTGGCTTGAGTATCTGAAGCTGAAAGACGTCGATCCGTCGCTGTTGGCCGAGATGGAGAAAGATGTCAAGCGGTTGGAGATGATAGCCGAGCGCTTTTCGAAGATCGGTTCTACGCCCGAACCCGTCCCGGTGAATATCTGCGAGTCGGTCCGTTCGGCCCTCGATTATATGGAAACCCGTATATCGTCGAAGGTGAAAATAACCGTCGAGGCCCCGGATAAGCCGGTGATGGTCCTGATGAACCAGGCTTTGTTCGCCTGGGTGATTGAGAACCTGTGCAAGAATGCTGTCGATGCCATGGAAGGGCAGGGCAGCATCACCTTTCATATCGAAGAAAAAGGCAGCAAAGTACGGATTGATGTGACGGATACGGGCAAAGGCATCTTGAAGTCGAAGTTCAAGACCGTTTTCAATCCGGGTTACACGACGAAGAAGCGCGGCTGGGGCTTGGGACTGTCGTTGGTAAAACGGATCATTGAGTCGTATCATGGTGGAAAAATCTATGTAAAAAGCTCGGAAATTGGCAAAGGGACGACATTTCGTATCGAATTGAAGCAGATAATGCGTTAA
- a CDS encoding YceD family protein, translating into MGKFGLYHIDLKNLTPGVHEYDYLLENKFFADIEGDLVQKGKVQVHLTLRKSALMSELNFHLEGNAVVPCDRCLDDMDQPVSTDARLIVKFGKEYAEESDEVLVIPEDDGTINLAWFLYEFVALAVPMKHVHAPGKCNKEMSSKLRKHRAVRADEEDDFSDNGFYEDDSDVDQPTDPRWDALKDLIENNNN; encoded by the coding sequence TTGGGAAAATTTGGATTATATCATATTGATTTAAAAAATCTCACTCCAGGAGTACATGAATATGACTACTTATTGGAGAACAAATTCTTTGCAGACATTGAAGGAGATTTGGTGCAAAAGGGTAAGGTTCAGGTACATCTGACATTACGCAAATCGGCACTTATGTCTGAATTGAATTTCCATTTGGAGGGAAATGCGGTGGTTCCGTGTGATCGTTGCTTGGACGATATGGATCAGCCGGTGAGTACAGACGCCCGCCTGATTGTGAAGTTCGGCAAGGAATATGCGGAAGAAAGTGACGAGGTGCTGGTTATTCCGGAAGATGACGGAACGATTAACCTGGCGTGGTTCTTATATGAGTTCGTCGCTTTGGCCGTCCCGATGAAGCATGTGCATGCTCCGGGAAAATGCAATAAAGAGATGTCTTCTAAACTGAGAAAGCACCGGGCAGTCCGGGCCGACGAAGAAGATGATTTTTCGGACAACGGTTTTTATGAAGACGATTCAGACGTTGATCAGCCCACTGATCCGCGTTGGGATGCTCTGAAAGACTTGATAGAGAATAATAACAATTAA
- a CDS encoding M28 family peptidase: MIRLLYLLAASALWSCSSKPAVTDNNEPSSEPVVAQAQSDTPAFDADSAYLYVQRQVDFGPRVPNTPAHKQCGNYLASELKRFGAQVHEQEMTLTAYDGTPLESKNIIGTYNAESEKRILLFAHWDTRPYSDADPNKDNLHKPIDGADDGASGVGVLLEIARQLQQKAPAVGVDIIFFDAEDYGIPDFAEEKYGYKSGTWCLGSRFWGKNPHIKGYKADFGILLDMVGAKDAVFYKEYISMRHAARYVDKVWETARNLGYGKFFINADGGGVTDDHEAVIQETGIPCLDIINYDPQSDKGFRAHWHTQNDNMKNIDKEVLKAVGQTVLEVVYQYQ, from the coding sequence ATGATTCGATTACTTTATTTATTGGCGGCATCGGCCCTCTGGTCGTGCAGCAGCAAACCGGCCGTTACAGACAACAACGAGCCTTCGTCAGAACCGGTGGTAGCACAGGCCCAGTCGGACACACCGGCTTTTGATGCCGACAGTGCTTATCTGTATGTGCAGCGTCAGGTCGATTTCGGTCCACGTGTGCCTAATACGCCGGCTCATAAGCAATGTGGAAATTACCTGGCCAGCGAGTTGAAACGCTTCGGCGCGCAAGTACATGAACAGGAAATGACGCTGACAGCCTACGACGGAACACCGCTCGAGTCGAAGAATATAATCGGAACATATAATGCGGAGAGCGAAAAGCGCATTCTGCTTTTTGCCCATTGGGATACACGTCCGTACTCAGATGCAGACCCGAATAAGGATAACCTGCATAAGCCGATCGACGGAGCCGACGATGGAGCCAGCGGCGTGGGAGTCTTGCTCGAGATTGCCCGTCAGCTGCAACAGAAAGCACCGGCTGTAGGTGTCGATATCATCTTCTTCGATGCGGAAGATTACGGCATTCCTGATTTTGCCGAAGAGAAATATGGCTACAAAAGCGGAACTTGGTGTCTTGGCAGCCGTTTCTGGGGAAAGAATCCGCATATCAAAGGCTATAAGGCCGATTTCGGTATTCTGCTGGATATGGTTGGAGCCAAAGATGCCGTATTCTATAAAGAATATATTTCCATGCGTCATGCCGCCCGTTATGTGGATAAAGTGTGGGAAACCGCACGTAACTTGGGCTATGGCAAATTCTTCATCAATGCCGATGGCGGAGGCGTGACCGACGACCATGAAGCCGTTATTCAAGAGACTGGCATTCCTTGTCTGGATATCATCAACTATGACCCGCAGTCTGATAAAGGATTCCGGGCGCACTGGCATACCCAGAATGACAATATGAAGAACATCGACAAAGAAGTATTGAAGGCTGTCGGCCAGACAGTGCTTGAAGTCGTTTATCAATATCAATAA
- a CDS encoding acyloxyacyl hydrolase — translation MKINSMYCRNQLFLAWVMFILCQIIPIPVKSEEADSLKRHRLSHQLEFNLREGYLLNTHPFFGGENKFNEPMRSAGSVHLKYAFRFDPHSRWGSQYPDVYQGIGLACHAFRNREEMGVPWSAYVFQGAPITRLTPSLTLDYEWNFGVSWGWKKYDPQLNPRNMVVGSKMNAYINLGWLLNWQVNNNWRLTAGVDVTHFSNGNTHYPNAGVNSVGGRVSLIRTFGTHAYRTSTEARRKARAEIERYFSYDVVLYGAVRRKGIIWPDDRVLVPGAFGVAGININPMYNLNACFRAGVSLDAQYDESANIKDHVVGDDRTAENIRFYRPPFREQFGVGLSLRAELVMPIFSINLGVGHNVFYRGEDLKGFYQIAALKTSITRRLFLHVGYQLRNFKDPNNLMLGLGYRFNGR, via the coding sequence ATGAAAATAAACAGTATGTATTGTCGAAATCAATTATTTCTGGCATGGGTGATGTTCATTCTTTGCCAGATCATACCGATTCCTGTAAAATCAGAAGAGGCAGACAGTTTGAAACGGCATCGGTTGTCGCATCAGTTGGAGTTTAATCTAAGAGAGGGATATTTGTTGAACACGCATCCTTTCTTTGGTGGAGAAAATAAATTTAACGAACCTATGCGAAGTGCCGGATCGGTTCATCTAAAATATGCATTCCGCTTTGATCCTCATTCCCGGTGGGGAAGCCAATACCCGGATGTTTATCAGGGAATTGGGCTGGCTTGTCATGCATTCCGGAACCGGGAAGAAATGGGTGTTCCCTGGAGTGCCTATGTCTTTCAGGGAGCGCCTATTACCCGGCTTACTCCTTCGCTTACGCTGGACTACGAATGGAACTTCGGGGTTTCGTGGGGGTGGAAAAAATATGATCCGCAACTGAACCCGCGTAATATGGTGGTCGGTTCGAAGATGAATGCTTATATCAATCTGGGCTGGCTGCTAAACTGGCAGGTCAACAACAACTGGCGTCTGACAGCCGGTGTGGATGTGACTCACTTTTCCAACGGCAATACACATTATCCTAATGCAGGTGTCAACTCCGTGGGTGGACGTGTAAGTCTGATCCGGACATTCGGGACGCATGCGTATCGGACATCAACCGAAGCACGGCGCAAAGCCCGGGCGGAAATTGAACGTTATTTCAGCTATGATGTGGTTCTTTATGGAGCCGTCCGGCGAAAAGGAATTATCTGGCCAGACGATCGGGTGTTAGTTCCGGGAGCATTTGGTGTTGCCGGCATCAATATCAATCCGATGTATAATCTGAATGCCTGTTTCCGGGCCGGGGTTTCGTTGGATGCCCAGTATGATGAGAGCGCCAACATCAAAGACCATGTGGTCGGAGATGACCGGACAGCGGAGAATATCCGGTTTTATCGCCCACCTTTCCGGGAGCAATTCGGTGTGGGATTATCTCTCCGGGCAGAACTGGTGATGCCTATCTTTTCCATCAACCTGGGAGTTGGCCACAATGTATTTTACCGGGGAGAAGACCTAAAAGGATTTTATCAGATAGCAGCCTTGAAGACATCCATCACTCGCCGGCTGTTCTTGCATGTCGGCTATCAGTTGCGTAATTTCAAAGACCCGAATAACCTGATGTTAGGTTTGGGATATCGGTTTAACGGAAGATAA
- a CDS encoding metallophosphoesterase family protein gives MKIRQFIFGVVASAFFGVAAWAQTPVLKFHSDSKKFKIVQFTDLHLKWQDERSEVAYERINQVLDEEKPDLVIFTGDIIYSQPAKDNLRRVLKTVSDRKIPFSIVFGNHDHEQGVPHKELLEVAQSLPCNLTADEVPEISGDGNYALAVRSSDDKKDAAVLYCFDSNAYSSIQGIEGYDYIKFDQIAWYRDRSRAFTAANGGTPLLSLAFFHIPLPEYHLAVADENAHFYGIRKEKACAPALNSGLFTAMKEQGDVKGVFVGHDHDNDYAVCWQGILLAYGRFTGGPTEYNHLPNGARIIELTEGSGKYATWIRTKYGVEQYTVFPDSYIGG, from the coding sequence ATGAAAATCAGACAATTTATCTTCGGTGTGGTGGCGAGTGCCTTTTTCGGTGTGGCTGCCTGGGCGCAGACGCCTGTGCTGAAGTTTCACAGTGACAGTAAGAAATTCAAGATCGTCCAGTTCACGGACTTACACCTGAAGTGGCAGGACGAACGGTCGGAAGTGGCCTATGAACGTATCAACCAGGTATTGGATGAAGAGAAACCCGATTTGGTGATCTTCACCGGAGATATTATTTACAGCCAGCCGGCCAAAGACAACCTGCGGCGGGTGCTGAAAACCGTGTCGGACCGGAAGATCCCGTTCTCGATCGTCTTCGGGAACCACGATCATGAGCAGGGTGTGCCGCATAAAGAACTGCTGGAAGTGGCCCAAAGCCTGCCTTGTAACCTGACGGCTGATGAGGTGCCTGAGATATCGGGCGATGGCAACTATGCCCTTGCGGTCCGCTCGTCGGACGACAAGAAAGACGCGGCTGTCTTGTATTGTTTCGATTCGAATGCCTATTCGTCGATCCAAGGTATTGAAGGATATGATTACATCAAGTTCGACCAGATTGCCTGGTACCGCGACCGCAGTCGGGCTTTCACGGCAGCCAATGGTGGAACACCGCTGCTTTCGCTGGCGTTCTTCCATATTCCGCTGCCCGAATATCATCTGGCAGTAGCCGACGAGAATGCTCATTTTTATGGCATCCGTAAGGAAAAGGCTTGTGCGCCGGCCCTGAATTCCGGTCTGTTTACTGCCATGAAGGAACAGGGCGATGTGAAAGGCGTGTTCGTCGGTCATGATCACGACAACGACTACGCCGTGTGTTGGCAAGGCATTCTGCTGGCTTACGGCCGTTTCACCGGTGGTCCGACCGAATACAATCATTTGCCCAACGGGGCACGTATCATCGAACTGACCGAAGGCTCCGGCAAATATGCTACCTGGATTCGTACCAAATATGGAGTAGAGCAATACACCGTCTTCCCAGACAGTTATATCGGTGGTTAA